CTCTCTTTCTGTGCTCCAATGGCTTTGTACAGCAGGAAATGGCATTGAAAATGTCCATGTGTTTTCAGTGCCTCTGCTGCTTCCTAATAGTGACACAAAACAGTGCACACTCATGCTTTGGGCCATGAGAGACATTGTTAAGAAGTACAGACCTCAGTCACTTTCAGAATCCAGGGGCTTTATTGAAGAGAGAATTGTTCTCTCTGAACTTCCCATGGTGTCTTTTGTGAGACTGGGTGAGTGCTCCTTGTCCAAGTCAGAGATTCTCAACAAGCTTCTGAGCAATTCCCAACAGTATCACGACACCTTTGTTCACCGCGACATGGAGTGTGGTGATAGTCCAAGGAGAATATCGAATGGATTGGCTGAAATTAGTTGGTATCTTCCCTGTGGGAACaaaaacattgacatttttGGTGAGCCAGTAGCTGTAGCTAACCTCAGGGGGGACATCGCTTTGTTTGAAGCACAATACTCTTTTTTGTGCCAGACATCTGCAGCAGTTTTTGTGTTCTTTGACAATTTGGACTCTCAGTACAGGCTACTGACCAACCAACACAACAAGGCACAGGTGTTCTTGGTGGGTAACCAACAGAGCAAAGGTTTCAGTCTTGATGCTCTAAAAAAAGTAGCATCTGAGTTGAACTTGACAAACAGCAACATCATTTTGAAGACCAAGCAGATGAATGATGCAGACTTTGTCAAAAACATGCGAAAAACAGTCAGGGATGTAGTTGAGAACTCAAGGACCAAGATGCGAGTGGAGCAGATGGCTGATATCGCCCATGAACTGGGAATCTTGGTTGATGAGGATTCCCCAGAGTGTCAGAGTGCCAAGCAAAATGCAGATGCCATCACTGCAGAAATACAAGACATCCCACAGTACAAAGAAGCCCAGCTTCCCTTGCAAGGCCAAATATGGAAAGAATTGACTCGTTTAGAGAAGGAAGAATGTAGGCTTAAAAAAGCAGGGGCTGAAAACATAGAAAAGTACAAAAGTGATCTCCTAGTACAGAAAAGGCAACTTCGGAAACAGCAGAACCGTTATAAGATGTCAAATGCAATGACATGCTTCATGAGGGCAATATCAAGCCCAGGGATAGAGAGATCCTATTTCCTGAAATGGATGCGGATTAATCTTGATAACCTGTCTCGTGAAAAACTCTCTGGGCTCAGGGAGCAGTACAAAGAGAAATGCCAGAAGTCTGAAAACAAAGAGGAAATTAAAGACCTTGACAGACAACTTTCCAACAGCTCATTGGGGACTGAACACTTCTTGcgtgaaatgtgtcaaatctaTGAGGCTTCAGTCTCCCTTCCAGAAAAGAACCCATCACGTAAAAAACTGCGGCATCTGCCCAAACTATGTGCAGAATTGCTCCTTGATGGATTTCCCTTGGAGCTTGTAGATGGAGATGCATCCAACATACCGCTGAGATGGGTGAGTGATGTTCTCTCTCAGCTGAATACCTTGGTGCGTCCAAAGAACAAGATACTGGTAGTCACAGTTCTTGGAGTTCAGAGCACAGGAAAGTCCACTCTCCTTAACACCATGTTTGGAGTGCAGTTTGCAGTCAGCAGTGGTAGATGCACTAGAGGGGCCTTTATGTTGCTCATCAGAATCAACGAAGACTTCAAAAAAGTACTAAACTGTGACTTCATGGTGATCATTGACACTGAAGGCCTAAAGTCACCAGAGCTTGCACAACTGGAGGATAGCTATGAGCATGACAATGAGCTTGCAACCCTTGTTGTTGGGTTGAGTGACATCACAATTATCAACATTGCAATGGAAAATTCAACAGAAATGAGGGACATCCTACAAATTGTAGTCCATGCTTTTCTCAGGATGAAAGAGGTGGGCAAAAAGCCCAAATGTCAGTTTGTTCACCAGAATGTGTCAGATGTGTCAGCCCATGACAAGAACTTAAGGGACAGGAAACTACTGTTGCAACAGTTGAATGAGATGACCCAGGCAGCAGccaaaatggaaaagaaagaggagaacaaGAGCTTCACTGATGTGATGGAATACAATCCAGACACCGGGAACTGGTACATCCCTGGACTGTGGAATGGGAATCCACCAATGGCACCAGTTAATGCGGGGTACAGTGAGGCTGTTTATGATCTCAAGAAGAACATAATCCAAATTTTGGGAAATTGTGAGTCATCTGCTAACGATATCTTGGAGTTTATGGAGTGGACAACAAGCCTGTGGAATGCAGTAAAACATGAGAACTTCATCTTCAGCTTCAGAAATAGCCTGGTGGCTGATGCCTACATGAGGCTGTGCACAGAGTTCAACAAATGGGAATGGGAGTTCAAGAAACAAATGTACACATGGGTTACACATGCCGAAAGAAGAATTTCAAACTTTGGTACAGTTGCTGTGAAATCTGAGATATCTGACATGGGAGAATTTCTCAGTCATTTGAAAAGTGAAGCTTGCTCAGAGCTATCTAAATGGGAGAAAACTCTCCTTCAAAATCTGACACAGTACTTCAAACAACCAGAGGGTCATGTCCATCTAGTAGAGGGATACAGAGAGGACTTCTCAAACAGTGCAAAAAGCCTTCGACGAGAAATGGAGAGCTCTGTAGTTAATCAACTTGAAGCAGCAGCTGAAATCAGACAGGGGATGATAAAACTTGATAGAATCAAGGAGAGCCATACAAACATCTTAGAACAGAAAGTGCTTGGATTGATTGAGGAATGCCGTAAGAGAAAAGTCAGCAGGACAGATAAAGGGCTAGACAGAGAATTTGATAAGGTGTGGGATAAAACAGTGAGTGAATTATCCTTGGCTGAATTGAAGACCACTGACATCTTTGCTAAGGTGTATCGCTACCTAAGGATTAATCTAACTCGAAGGGGAAGTCATGCCAGTGAATTAGTGAGTCAAAAAAAACTGTGTGACTGTGGAACAGAGCCCTTCAAATATACAGCTGAGGGACTCTATCACAAAtttaaacacacagtgagtaGGTTCTTCAACAACCAAGATCACACAATTGCAGTACAAAGAATGGCTGACAGCATCATAGCTGCTTGCACACAGTTTGTGACTGAGAAAGTGGAAAGGAAAACCAATTATCATGACAATTACATCCTGGAGATCCTACACATGATTGACGAGAGGCTGATTAGCAATCCAAATATGAAGACGGATATTGGGTTTGAAGTTTCTCTAAAACAGCACATCTGTGGAGTTGCAGCCAGAGAGTTTCAGAAAATGCATGAAGACTTCATACAAGTGAATGACCCTTTGAGATGTCTCAATCAGTACAAAGACAAGTATCGTGCTGATTTTAAAGACCTGTTCCATGCACGAGACCAGTGCCAGAAGAAAGCAGCAGAATTCACCAACCTCTGCTTGCAGCCTGCAGTGGAAGCCTATGTCAACAGTTCCTTGGGTCCAGATATTATTGAGGAAATGCTGACGAGCAAAAATTCACTGCAATTTAGCACGCGGACATTTTTCCAGTACTCTGTTTTAAAGGATTTGCTTTCAATGGACAAATTTGAGAGCTATTTGAGCTACATTTGCTCATATGAAGATTATGTTAAGAACTGGATATTTGACCAAATAGTGGAACGCTTCTCAAAGGGGTCTACAAAGTTTGAGTTGGAGGATCGACTTCTGAAAGCAAGTCTCAATAGTATAAACAACGCAATCACAAAGGCCCAAATCGACAAGAATGGCAACTTGGTGAAATTTGTTGACGATATCTGCAGGGAACTTGGTGATGAACTGGTCATTTCACCGGACGCTCTCGGAGCTTTCATGATCCTAAACAATGCAAACCAGGAACAGTTTGCTCATTGGCTCACAGCATGTGTGGAAGAGATGGGACAAGCTCTTAGggagacatttaaaaaaacagacatccaaACGAAACTAAAACAGCTTCGTGTCAATCCCCAGAATGAGCTTTTCACCAAGGTGATTGGATGTGGCAAACAGTGTCCATTCTGCACAGCACCTTGTGAGGCAGGAGGTAAAGCCCATACTGAACACTGGGCTTCAATACATCGGTCACAGGGTCTTGGTAAATTCAGATTTATTGACTCAGGCAAACTCGTCACTGAAATATGTTCCTCTCTTGTGATCACAGAGTGCTCATTCCGCTGCCATGCTACAAATTATGAATGGCACCCTTACAAGAATTACAAAGACATTTTCCCTGACTGGAAAATTCCTCCAGATGGAAGCCTTGAGGCATCAGACTACTGGAAATATGTGATGGCAAAGTTCAACAAGGAGTTTGCCAAAGAATACAATGCAAAGCTTGCTGATATTCCTCAACCCTGGAAAGACATTACAAGGAAGCAAGCAGAAAAAAGCCTCAAAGAATCATTTAACATCAAGTGAGAGCCTCTTTGACTGAGCTGAGGTCTACAACTTCTACTGAGGGATATTTTGATcttatgacattttctgatatgGCAGACAATACTTGTCACAAATAGTAACAAATATAAGATCACAAGGTTTAAGTCATTGCTAAAACACAAtccagaaatatttttttaccaCCATGTCTTACAACATTAACATAATAGAAAGTCATTCAAATAGTGCTTCTCTTTACCTGATGCAGTATCTCTATGGTCACTtccactgtttaaaaaaatctttctttaaGGATCAGCATTTAACTGTGGCTGTTTTGATGTGTTATAGTCTTATATAGCTTTTCAAACTTTGAGTCAATGTATTTCAGGAGTGTACAACATTTCTTTCCAATTTGATTCAATCAGAGTTTGCATTCATGTTTTCGTTGCTGTGGTGGGGGAAGTTCATGACATTGTCCTTTGAAAGTTGTAACAAATAAAGCAACAACACAATGTCTATTTTATGTGCATctccaaagagagagaagttaatttgttttatttgttttaaatctTGGATCTTTTTCAAATTGCAAGTTTCAGAATccagaaatgtttttgtttcagtgaaATATTTGATACATACTCTGTACAGTTTTTAAAAGTATTATGACTATTCAGTCTATATTTGCTATCTATGCAGTACTTTGATCTGTTAATTATTTCAATAATCATTAAATTGAGAGCACAGTAAATAAAGAGACAAAATCAGCAGACTGGCTATGAATGTCTTTAATGTTTCCCAGATCAGAATCACAGCATACAGTGTGTAATAACTTCTAAAGTAAACAGAAATATCATcaccttatttatttatatagttttactttactttttttttttttaataatcatcttttttaaaattccattatttaacatttttcttcatctcaAGTCTTGGGTTTCTGAATTCAACAAAGAATgtaaaaacaagacaacaggTGCAACTTCGCTATGAAGACCAAGCAGATATCCAGctgaaggggtgtgtgtgtgtgtgtgtgtgtgtgattgccaTCCAGGGGTGTTAATCATGTGCTTCAATGCACCTTTGTCCAGATACAGGATCTCTAAATTATCCTCTAATTTGCATGAAGCAGATTCATCTTGGTGCGTTTTGTCTCATAATCTGTCAGATTGACTTGAACATTGTAAACTACTGATCACAATTCTTCAAAAGATGCCATTACTTGTCCTGGTAAATAATTGCATGTAATGTTGAATTTGCATCAcaatttatgaaaaaaaatccttggCCCACATGTGGGACCTCAGTACTGTATGAGGACATGAGGCATCTTGTTATCAAAGCCCTCATGTCTTTCCCACATGGGATTAAGTGGCTACATGTAAACACTGCTACATGTCAAGAGAGTGAACATTTAATTGACTGTACTTGTATTTAGTGTGTCAGTTTAGAAGTGCTGACCATGAGTCACTGGCCAGTTCCCTACACCATTGCATTAATTAGATGCTGAAAGGCAAAGCTGGATCTTGATCAGCGCTCTTATCCTCTGGGATGTTTCCATAAATACAGGCCCTTGACTCCAGAGTCACACAGATCATGCATCACAGATGCATTAGTAGTACACTTAAATCAAGACATACTTCAAATAAATGCTTtcaaaaagagaaaacacttGTAGTGCGCTTGACTTAAGGTGTCTAGAACGCCAGAACCAGCAATGAGGCAATCACCTTTAAGGCAAATTAAACCAAGCAGattgtaaatttgtaaatccAGTGGAAACTACTGTAGCCAGAGCAAATACGACCTGTGATGTTATGTAGCTGTTTGTGCCCTCTGTCATGTGGGAGCTGGGATGGAGATGAATCTCTGCTACGCTGACTGCTTTTCCTGGTGAGGAATCATGATGCTACAGGATGCCCACATGATGATGGGCAACTTTGGACCAAAATGGactgaagaaatgaagaaagaaactTTCTAATTCCATGAAAAGACTTGAAACTTCGAGCCGGTGCCATTTTTGCAAACTGCACCTGTTGTCTTCTGTTGTCACAAAGTaagtatttcattcattcactcaaaaaaaaaaacaaacaaaaaaaaaacaaacaagaaacttaatatttacaaatattttgtctgtttgtttcttaCACTTAAAAATGTACAGTTTTGATCCTCTTCTAGATGttgcatgtctgtctctctcctgccacCTAGTGTGGTTTTCCTTCACAGATCCAGTTTCCTCAGAGTGGGCAGGCTACAGTGAATCTGTCACTATGGCGCCCTCTAGTGTTAGCTTATAAAATAGACAAGGAAAAGAACAGACCAAACTAAATaccttttgttgctgttttcacctccgGAGGTGTCATTGTAGTTGTATTGTGGTGGTGAAGTTTCCTTCACAGCCTCCCACTGCCTTCTTATTCACAGGAGTGAGTATAAAAGGGTTCGTATGGATCTGATGGGACGTAACAGACTAGCAGGGTAGACTCCTGGCAAACATTGTGGATAGCAAGATGGCCATGCCTTTGAATGTCTTTGTTTGCAGTCCATCTCctcttttgatttgatttctatGTTTAAGGCTGTGAGTCTTTTCCCAGTCTCTTCCCAAAGTCTCTCTTCCACAGTGTGCACCTTCTTCTGCTCTACCGCTGTATTGTCCATCCATCGATCCAGTCTAGTGAAGTTGTTGCTCTTTCATTCCTTCACCGACggcaacccccctccccccggaCAGTCACTCTGTTTTGTGTTATACATTGTGCACATTTCCCTTTCAGTGGGCTTACAAAATGTCTGACAGGAGCAGCCAGGTTTATCTCTCCCATTCCAGCCCTTCCCCACCACCCCTTCAGGCAgtaataaaatagaaaacaaacaatcaaacaggCTAAAGCTAGAACACAAGCAAAGACAGCACCGTTGACTAACTTCTCCCGTACTGGATGTAGGCTACCACGTGTTGCTGTGGGCTCAAACAACAGCACAACAGTTCAGTGGGGGTTGATTAATTAACATATTAACCAACGCATTACCCATGATCCATGTTTGCTACCTTTAGCAGAGAATCAGAGGGGGGCGTTGCTGAGCTGTAGGCCTGCGAATTCTCACCcaaaagaaaagagcagaatTAAAAACAGCAGTTGTCGACCATGTTGCTACTACCCTGTTTAGGAGATCCAAGTCCCCTTTTCATCTTCCAGCTCTGCGCTGCAGGCCGCGACGGCCCACCGGCTACCTTCAGTGTGCTTAGAGTTTAATTTACAACTGATGAGCTGACAAAAAGTCACTAGCTTAGTGAACTAACCCTTTAATGTGAGGATAATAGCAGAGCTGAGCTGAGGTCAGAAATTGTGTAGAACGGCGGTGACACAGTGAACTTGCGTGGCTTCGGCAGGGGATTCATGGGCGATCATCACGATATGTGCGTCGGTCTTGAATGCAACGCTCGTTTACTggtggagagaggtggagggagggagtaagGGATGTGGATAAGGAGGGGGGTGTTTGGATATGCAGCTGGAAGGAGCTCATTTTGGAGTCTGAGTGTTCACCATGGGGGcgatgctgtctgtctgcctctctatctctttgcTCTCTAATTAGGCCCACCTATGCCCACGTGAAGCAATACTGACACGCTTGCCTCACGCACGTGCATGCgtacacgtatacacacacacacatcaaacagaATATGCATGTGCTGGAAATAGGGGCGCAGACAGTATGAGAGTAGGGGAGTAGGAGAGTGTGAGTAAAAGAGGAGAAGCTGCCTGTCTTTTCCTTGTTTCTCGCCCTgactgaaatacaaaaataattctGTACAGGCAAGCTACAACGACAACTTTGGTACTTCACGTACCCTAAAGACCAATCATCTCCATACAGAAAGTAGCTACTGTCGGATAGGCTGTTGGCGTGCTGCATCAACCGGTTGGTGCAATACCTCTAAACAATGTcatgagggagagggaaagatggaggaatGAGTATTTGAAATTATGTTCACAGTTGTTGCTTTCACCATAACACTTTCTAGGATTTGTGGCAATGATTTTGTCTGTAAATGAGGGTTGGGAGGTGGAGAGGCTTTGTTGGGGGACTTCAGGGTTTTCTTGttacagagaggaaaaacaaagaacaaaatatCCAAAGTGGAGACAGATATGATTTGATTAGATTTGGGAAACGTGCATTGACAGATACAGTGTCCTTTCCCCCGTCGTCATCTTTAAAAATAATTCATGCATAGATCCCCACTGAGAAAAAACCCATTTATATACTTTCTCCTTTGTACACAtttatatataactatatataataTCATTTCTCTATATCTATATTTTCAGCAAAAAATCTTTCCACAAAAAAGCAACAATCAAACAAATGCttggaggaaaaaataaaagatgaaagaaagaaaaacacaagagagGCCAATTTGGCACTTTGTCATGAGAACACACAGCATCTGTTAGTTGACAGTAAATAGGAATACTCTAGAATTTTCTTTAGTTTTTCCCTGGatgggaaaacaaacacagtagTACATACTTGGCACCAAGAATGCTGGTAGAATGACAGTATCAGATATCAATGTTTTCATAGTTATATTCTTACTGTATGTACTCTATGGCCCCCCCTTAAGAAAAAGACTCCAACAACTCAGTAGTTTATGAATCCTTAGAGGGACCGctgggaagagggagagaatcaCACTTTGAATGAGAGGAACAGAGCTGGGATAAGAGGCAGATGTAGAAAAGAGAAGGCTATTAAGCACATAAAACaccagggagagaaaagagatgacACCAAAGTAAAAAGGGGGAAAACATTGAGAGGGGTGAAAGACATTCGTCCCATCGACAGATTTCAGGGGGCTTTAGTCTGATTGAGGGAACAGTAGACCTCCTTTGAAAACAGtgtctttgaaaatatttaaatcaCCCCCAAAATGGTCATCCGCTGCCTTGCAGTTCAGTTGCATCTCCACACACCATCAGTGGAGGGAGCTGCTCAGTTTGACAGCAGATGATGGAGGAGGTCGAGTTGTTTTTGGAGAAACAAGAGAGTAAGAGAACGGAACTGAGGCCCAGATCCAGAGGCCTCCTCATCCAGATCGGTAGCAGAGCCAGTCCTCCCGGCCCCTAGGTGGCGCTGTGTGGGGCCAGTCCCTACTATACCCTGGTggtggagtgggggtggggCAGGGTGTTGTTGTGGCCGGTGGAGGGGTAGGTGTTGAAGGCGTGGAGGGGCTGCATGCCGGTGATGGTACTGGGGATCATGGTGATGGTGTTGGGTGTCATCAGCGGCACGTCGTCAGGGGCGCGGCGCAGCGCCAGCGTGTAGTCGGGCGGGCAGGCGGGCCGCAGGATGTCGTGGGGCCGGAGGGGCTCCATGTCGTGGTGTGCGTCGTGCTCCGAGTGCTTCATCTGCAGAGACAtgatctcctcctcctggctGTGGGCCAGGTCGTTGGCGGGGCCGCCCCGCTGAGGGGACAGCCGGTGGCGTCGCATCTCGTGCCGCTTGTCACGCTTGTAGTAAAGCGCCGCGAAGGCCAGGatgttgaggaagaggagcgacGCGCCCACGGCGACCGTTACACTCAACTCGGTGGAGTAGTCCCGGGTGTCCCCGGGGAAAAGGTCCTGGTGCGGACGCTCCGAGCCCTCGGGCTCCGGGTCGGACGGGAAGGTAGGGTAGGGGTGGGGAGTGGTGCGGCCGGGCGTCCTGGGCCACGGTCTGGGTGTCACGGAGCCCGGGCCCGGCGGCAATCGGGTGGTGCTGGTGCTGAGGAGGTCCTCATGGAGGCTGTGGAGGTGGGGCACTAACTCCAGCCAGAAGGCCACCTTGTTGGCCCTGTAGTTGTCTCTGACGCGGGGCTTCAGGCCGATGTGGAGGTACTGCTTGTCTTTCGAGTTGAACTTGGTCCAGATGACCTCCTCGAAGCGGTTGGGCTTGGTGTGGATGAACTTGGTGTCCTGAGGGACTGGCAGGTTAGGGTCCCTGGTGGAGAACAGAGGACATCTCAGTTACAGGATTTCCAGTACAGTCTAATACAAGGTTTTAATCTGTCTGTTTCACAAATTTCTGTATTAAGTTACCGTCAATCATCTTCATTTTCTATCTTTGTAGTTTGATATCACACTTAATATAACTTAAAGCAGAAGGAGTGAAATGTGCCTCGCTACAACTCTATCAACATCTACATCCTACATAGTGGCGGCAGAAAGATGGCATAGTGGTTCGTGAGATTGTCCCCCAACCAGAGCTTTTGGCTTTTGATCCCCCCTGAGGCCTTACGTGTCGAAGTATCTTTTGAGTATTTGAGAGAATCCTGAGAGAATTTCCTCAGCAAGGCTCCACCTACCCGGTCTTGGCGAAGTTGGTCCAGTAGGTCATCACCACGGCGCTCAGCATCACGTCGTTCTTGGAGAAGTTGCACGGGAACAGGTCTGTGGCGCCAATCATGGGCACGCCGAACACGTAGGGTATCTCGTCCCCGTGGGCGGCGTCGGCCCACTCGGGTCGCGTCTCCGTCTGGCAGTGGTGGTAGAAGGTGTAGAAGTACACCGGGGATTGGAACTCGGCGTGGAGTTTGGCGGTGGCCACGGCCGGCGCCACCCACTGGTGGTCTGTGAACAGAGCGAGCAGGGTCTTCCTCCGCATGTCGCCGTTGTCCCTGTCTGCCCAGTCTGTGTACATGAACTTAATGGTCTCCCTCAGGATGTCTTTACCtggaggacggagagagagaggaagagcagagggagagagtgacgagacagagagagggggaaaaaaacagggagGAATAAACAGgatgggaagggagaggagggagagggatgggtgagaaagatgggaggaggagaaagggaagcaGAGGAAGGTGGAGAtagaacggggggggggggtcatggaGGAAAAGCGGGAAATTGTGTCAGGTTAGTGAGAAAAGACAACAGGAGAGAAGTAATGACAGGGATAGAACATTTTGAGAGATGAGAGTGAGAGTTGTCAAGAGGAGTGAAATAGAGGgtcgagggagagagaagtacaTGTTGATGAGTTGAGGCGGAATGACAGGaatggagagaaatgaaaggaggtgtgtgtgtgtgtgtgtttgtttgtatgtgtgtgtgtgagagatagacagacagatagtgggagagagagagagagagaggacagactgagcGACACAAAGGGCAGGGGAGAGAATATGCCTCTCAGCGAGCAGAATGAGTGACGGGCACTTGAGAGGGAGCGTGACTGCATTATCCAAATGTGTCGGTATTTTGACTGTGGCCTGCTGCGAGGGGTTTGCGGACCGATCTGTTAGGAACAACAGCACTGTGATTGAGAGCTGGCTGCCTGGGGGACGATGAGAGACAGCATTACTGCCCACGGTGCCTCAAAGGCCAAAACACAGACCCACCGCAGCGAAAGATAATCTAGATGATAGGCAATCTCCTTAGTATGCCCGTCTTGGTTGATCCACTTCGCCGGGCTTGTAtttcatctctcttttcatcctTTTCCCACATAATGTTTTAATGGTTTGTATTTCTCTTggatgctgtgttttttttttggagccaCTGCACACGCTGGGGCAGGTCTTTGTTTATGCGTGTTAATGAAATATGTAACGTAGAAAGCATATGATGATGCTGCACATGGACATAAAACATGGAATTCTTGTTTTCTTGTAAactaaaacacaacagagcaTTACTTTTACGTTGTTTTACATTGTCATAATGCAAGGAAGTATGGGTCGAGTACAACCCCTACACCTAAATCAATTAAGAATAGTTTTATTTTGGGCTATTTCGAAGTGGAATATGTTGCTTCTGTTCAGCAAGTAGTAAATTGtcttttcaaaaaacaaaacactgcttTTTTAATAATCCAAAAAGGAGATGTAATGTGTGTTTCAACAACACTGTCACCTAGCTCAGGTTTCAGGACGCTTATTTATTGAAGCGTCCTAAATAATGGATTGTACTGTTGTCTTTTGTCATAACTGTATATTTCCcgactatttttacattttctctttgAATATTAGACTTGTCTGTCTCCTAATAAACACTAAAGAATGAAAAACTCTACAAAGCACTGTCATgtgagaagagggagaggacagatgATGGAAGACAGGGACGTGAGCCCTGGAAGGAGGACGATGTTGTGATTCCTCACCCTCGGGGTATCCGTAGAGGTTGTCGACGAAGTTGGAGATGGTGTAGTCGAACGCGGCGGCAGTGATGCCGTCATTGTCCTCGCTGTCGTCCACAAACTTCAGCCCTTCTCCCTGGTTCACTCCTATCAGGATGTCATAGTTGAGGAACTCCCCCTGGTGGTGCAGGGAGGGAAGAACACATTGAGTATTGAAATGGTACCCAAGTCAACTTTCTGGGCAAGGCACAAATCAAGAAGCACTGTAGCTTCAAACATTGCTGATCACAATTTTGTCTTTTGCTTTCAGCTGTGAGGTTAAGGTTACAGTAGGTTTATAATAATTTTATACATCTTTTTAGGTGAAATTTATGCCAAGAAAACATAAATCTGCAGAGTATAAAAGGATAAAGAACGGTATAATTACAGGTTTGGATATTAATGTATATATAATAGCACCACTCAAGGCTCAATAGGAGACAaggacaaatatatatatatatatatatatatatacatatatgtgatAATAACATTTTACTGCTGAACAGATTTGTTCTGGAAACAGGTTTGCTCCAACATAAGGTGGTTAATACATCAAATCATAGTTCTACAAACAGTATTGCTGCAGGCTATGGCTCCTGTTTCTTCAGATCCTGTAAGCACTGGGCTCGTGGGGTTTTTCAAGTCTACAGTGGCAATTAACACAATGTTCTCCACACGCACAGCAAGAGCTCAATTAAAGACTTCGGGTTGTGGCTTCCCTCAAATGAACCATACACTTTTTGATGCTCACCTCTGATTACTTCTTAGAGGTTATGAATGGTTTTGGGGATCTAATGGGGAATAGCAGCCTAATGAAGTAGCAACAAACTTCACACCTCTCTTGTTCCTCAGTATACGCTAATTTACGGCACTGTAAACTA
This region of Centroberyx gerrardi isolate f3 chromosome 23, fCenGer3.hap1.cur.20231027, whole genome shotgun sequence genomic DNA includes:
- the nlgn2a gene encoding neuroligin-2a isoform X3, coding for MVTTNYGKLRGIKKDLNNEILGPVEQYLGVPYATAPIGDRRFQPPEAPGSWQEIRNATQFAPVCPQNVHGVLPEIMLPVWFTDNLDVAAGYIQNQSEDCLYLNVYVPTEDVQRAEKPCSRKQNSWLYRRGKSHSSKKRKTKEDEEEEEKEDIRDRRKKPVMLFIHGGSYMEGTGNMFDASVLAAYGNVIVVTMNYRLGVLGFLSTGDQSAKGNYGLLDQIQALRWLNENIGHFGGDPERITIFGSGAGASCVNLLILSHHSEGLFQRAIAQSGTAISSWSVNYQPLKYTQTLARKVGCTYTETADLVDCLRRKNFRELVDQDIQPARYHIAFGPVVDGDVVPDDPEILMQQGEFLNYDILIGVNQGEGLKFVDDSEDNDGITAAAFDYTISNFVDNLYGYPEGKDILRETIKFMYTDWADRDNGDMRRKTLLALFTDHQWVAPAVATAKLHAEFQSPVYFYTFYHHCQTETRPEWADAAHGDEIPYVFGVPMIGATDLFPCNFSKNDVMLSAVVMTYWTNFAKTGDPNLPVPQDTKFIHTKPNRFEEVIWTKFNSKDKQYLHIGLKPRVRDNYRANKVAFWLELVPHLHSLHEDLLSTSTTRLPPGPGSVTPRPWPRTPGRTTPHPYPTFPSDPEPEGSERPHQDLFPGDTRDYSTELSVTVAVGASLLFLNILAFAALYYKRDKRHEMRRHRLSPQRGGPANDLAHSQEEEIMSLQMKHSEHDAHHDMEPLRPHDILRPACPPDYTLALRRAPDDVPLMTPNTITMIPSTITGMQPLHAFNTYPSTGHNNTLPHPHSTTRV
- the nlgn2a gene encoding neuroligin-2a isoform X4 — protein: MLFIHGGSYMEGTGNMFDASVLAAYGNVIVVTMNYRLGVLGFLSTGDQSAKGNYGLLDQIQALRWLNENIGHFGGDPERITIFGSGAGASCVNLLILSHHSEGLFQRAIAQSGTAISSWSVNYQPLKYTQTLARKVGCTYTETADLVDCLRRKNFRELVDQDIQPARYHIAFGPVVDGDVVPDDPEILMQQGEFLNYDILIGVNQGEGLKFVDDSEDNDGITAAAFDYTISNFVDNLYGYPEGKDILRETIKFMYTDWADRDNGDMRRKTLLALFTDHQWVAPAVATAKLHAEFQSPVYFYTFYHHCQTETRPEWADAAHGDEIPYVFGVPMIGATDLFPCNFSKNDVMLSAVVMTYWTNFAKTGDPNLPVPQDTKFIHTKPNRFEEVIWTKFNSKDKQYLHIGLKPRVRDNYRANKVAFWLELVPHLHSLHEDLLSTSTTRLPPGPGSVTPRPWPRTPGRTTPHPYPTFPSDPEPEGSERPHQDLFPGDTRDYSTELSVTVAVGASLLFLNILAFAALYYKRDKRHEMRRHRLSPQRGGPANDLAHSQEEEIMSLQMKHSEHDAHHDMEPLRPHDILRPACPPDYTLALRRAPDDVPLMTPNTITMIPSTITGMQPLHAFNTYPSTGHNNTLPHPHSTTRV
- the nlgn2a gene encoding neuroligin-2a isoform X6; the protein is MLPVWFTDNLDVAAGYIQNQSEDCLYLNVYVPTEDGNERERDRERETEREREEGIRDIRDRRKKPVMLFIHGGSYMEGTGNMFDASVLAAYGNVIVVTMNYRLGVLGFLSTGDQSAKGNYGLLDQIQALRWLNENIGHFGGDPERITIFGSGAGASCVNLLILSHHSEGLFQRAIAQSGTAISSWSVNYQPLKYTQTLARKVGCTYTETADLVDCLRRKNFRELVDQDIQPARYHIAFGPVVDGDVVPDDPEILMQQGEFLNYDILIGVNQGEGLKFVDDSEDNDGITAAAFDYTISNFVDNLYGYPEGKDILRETIKFMYTDWADRDNGDMRRKTLLALFTDHQWVAPAVATAKLHAEFQSPVYFYTFYHHCQTETRPEWADAAHGDEIPYVFGVPMIGATDLFPCNFSKNDVMLSAVVMTYWTNFAKTGDPNLPVPQDTKFIHTKPNRFEEVIWTKFNSKDKQYLHIGLKPRVRDNYRANKVAFWLELVPHLHSLHEDLLSTSTTRLPPGPGSVTPRPWPRTPGRTTPHPYPTFPSDPEPEGSERPHQDLFPGDTRDYSTELSVTVAVGASLLFLNILAFAALYYKRDKRHEMRRHRLSPQRGGPANDLAHSQEEEIMSLQMKHSEHDAHHDMEPLRPHDILRPACPPDYTLALRRAPDDVPLMTPNTITMIPSTITGMQPLHAFNTYPSTGHNNTLPHPHSTTRV